The proteins below are encoded in one region of Pectinophora gossypiella chromosome 26, ilPecGoss1.1, whole genome shotgun sequence:
- the LOC126378550 gene encoding uncharacterized protein LOC126378550 has translation MKVVVLAITLLIALCSVSGDHLVVGNVANRVLLAKHEMVEYNAFPFMKRVKYYFYSGPEYKKIQGIQALDTLHSRASVNITAGGVGHSFVNLRMKSERGKGLAYDIGIYVNPDFQ, from the exons ATGAAAGTGGTAGTATTGGCAATTACCTTGCTTATTGCGCTGTGCAGTGTCAGTGGAGATCATTTGGTGGTGGGGAATGTGGCCAACAGAGTGCTATTAGCTAAACATGAGATGGTGGAGTATAATGCCTTTCCGTTTATGAAGAGAGTCAAATATTATTTCTACTCAGGACCGGAGTATAAAAAAATTCAG GGCATCCAAGCTCTAGACACCCTGCATAGCAGAGCAAGCGTGAACATCACCGCCGGAGGGGTCGGCCACTCCTTCGTCAACCTACGAATGAAGAGTGAGAGAGGAAAAGGACTTGCATACGACATTGGTATCTACGTCAATCCTGACTTCCAATAA